A single Blastococcus colisei DNA region contains:
- the rpmG gene encoding 50S ribosomal protein L33 yields the protein MAATDIRPKITLACQECKNRNYITRKNRRNDPDRLELMKYCPRERKHTLHRETR from the coding sequence ATGGCAGCAACCGACATCCGTCCGAAGATCACCCTGGCCTGCCAGGAGTGCAAGAACCGCAACTACATCACTCGCAAGAACCGGCGGAACGACCCCGACCGGCTCGAGTTGATGAAGTACTGCCCGCGTGAGCGCAAGCACACGCTCCACCGCGAGACCCGCTGA
- a CDS encoding FAS1-like dehydratase domain-containing protein — protein sequence MALDRELVGRSYPPSAVYEVGRAKIAEFATAIGADDPVHRDADAARAAGHPDVVAPPTFAIVVSLEAAFVVLSDPDVGIDYSRVVHGEQKFAHHRPIRAGDRLVATTTIDAARTVAGNDMLTARVDLATEDGEPVCTATSMLVARGES from the coding sequence ATGGCGCTGGACCGGGAGCTGGTCGGGCGCAGCTACCCGCCCTCAGCCGTCTACGAGGTCGGCCGGGCGAAGATCGCCGAGTTCGCCACCGCGATCGGTGCGGACGACCCGGTCCACCGCGACGCCGATGCCGCGCGTGCCGCCGGCCATCCTGACGTCGTCGCGCCCCCCACGTTCGCCATCGTGGTCAGTCTCGAGGCCGCCTTCGTCGTGCTGAGCGACCCCGACGTCGGTATCGACTACAGCCGCGTGGTCCATGGCGAGCAGAAGTTCGCCCACCACCGGCCGATCCGGGCGGGTGACCGGCTGGTCGCGACGACCACCATCGACGCGGCCCGGACCGTGGCCGGCAACGACATGCTGACGGCGCGGGTCGATCTCGCCACCGAGGACGGCGAACCCGTCTGCACCGCGACCTCGATGCTCGTGGCCCGGGGGGAATCGTGA
- a CDS encoding MaoC family dehydratase, whose translation MSTTVEVGAELPEQVFRITRADLVRYAGASGDFNPIHWNDRVATAVGLPGVIAHGMFTMALAGRAVTAWTGDPSAVVEQHVRFGRPVVVPDDDEGAEVTVRGTVGSLLDDGRVRVDLTVTTGGEKVLSLARAIVRLA comes from the coding sequence GTGAGCACGACAGTCGAGGTGGGCGCGGAGCTGCCCGAGCAGGTCTTCCGCATCACCCGTGCCGATCTCGTCCGCTACGCCGGGGCCTCCGGCGACTTCAACCCGATCCACTGGAACGACCGCGTCGCGACCGCGGTGGGGCTGCCCGGGGTCATCGCGCACGGCATGTTCACGATGGCGCTGGCCGGCCGGGCGGTGACCGCCTGGACCGGTGACCCGTCCGCGGTCGTCGAGCAGCACGTCCGCTTCGGCCGGCCCGTCGTCGTCCCCGACGACGACGAGGGCGCCGAGGTGACGGTGCGCGGCACGGTCGGCTCGCTGCTCGACGACGGCCGGGTCCGGGTCGACCTCACCGTCACGACCGGCGGCGAGAAGGTGCTCTCCCTGGCTCGCGCGATCGTCCGTCTGGCATGA
- a CDS encoding M1 family aminopeptidase — MRGRRPVVLVAAGVLILSGCTSFAESVTVAPPAATEPTPEAVEEGCPAARAEPDPDRPETALDFRLADDGRSVTGTETVVFTPDIDVRELVFRLVPNGPDSAPAGNRLVVEDVRGDDVAGGRYEAAGAADPGGLYVVELEEALAAGESTELSLDFSLTLGSGAFDRFGVAGGTSWWASGAPLLAWEPGVGWARDPFVALSGETTASPVADTVVTVSAPEELTVLMTGAQAEPSAPRDGRRIWTSREPVARDVAVAAGPFTTTGTTTPGGTRVTTGVLPGAEVPGDVLSAWTVAAIADLEAFLGPFPYRTLTVALLPDLGGGIEYPSMILEATPSREVLVHEVAHQWFYGMVGNSQFRDPWLDEAFASWAEAVVDPGSGLVTEQALTLPGPVGAAMDEFETSGSYFRLVYDKGGAALLAAQRAVGDAAFDAAIRCYVDATAWSIATPTDVHRALADLPGALAVLEDAQALGEDDAPR; from the coding sequence ATGAGGGGCCGGCGGCCGGTCGTCCTGGTCGCTGCCGGCGTGTTGATCCTGTCCGGCTGCACGTCCTTCGCCGAATCGGTGACCGTGGCGCCGCCTGCGGCCACGGAGCCCACGCCGGAGGCCGTGGAGGAGGGCTGCCCTGCTGCACGGGCCGAGCCCGACCCTGACCGGCCCGAGACAGCCCTCGACTTCCGGCTCGCGGACGACGGGCGGAGCGTCACCGGCACCGAGACCGTCGTCTTCACCCCGGACATCGACGTCCGGGAGCTGGTCTTCCGGCTCGTACCCAACGGTCCGGACTCCGCGCCGGCCGGTAACCGGCTGGTCGTCGAGGACGTCCGGGGGGACGACGTCGCCGGCGGCCGGTACGAGGCCGCGGGAGCGGCCGACCCGGGCGGGCTCTACGTGGTGGAGCTCGAGGAGGCGCTGGCGGCGGGAGAGTCCACCGAGCTGTCGCTGGACTTCTCGCTGACCCTCGGCAGTGGCGCGTTCGATCGGTTCGGCGTCGCCGGGGGCACCTCCTGGTGGGCGAGCGGTGCGCCGCTGCTCGCCTGGGAGCCCGGCGTCGGCTGGGCCCGCGACCCGTTCGTGGCGCTCAGCGGGGAGACCACGGCCAGCCCGGTCGCGGACACCGTCGTCACCGTCTCGGCTCCGGAGGAGCTGACGGTGCTGATGACCGGCGCTCAGGCCGAGCCCTCAGCCCCCCGCGACGGGCGGCGGATCTGGACATCGCGGGAGCCGGTCGCCCGCGACGTCGCGGTCGCGGCCGGGCCGTTCACCACCACGGGGACGACGACTCCGGGCGGTACCCGGGTGACGACCGGCGTGCTGCCCGGCGCCGAGGTCCCCGGCGACGTCCTCAGTGCCTGGACGGTGGCGGCTATCGCCGACCTCGAGGCGTTCCTCGGCCCGTTCCCCTACCGGACGCTGACAGTGGCGCTCCTGCCCGACCTCGGCGGCGGCATCGAGTACCCGAGCATGATCCTCGAGGCCACCCCGAGCCGGGAGGTCCTCGTCCACGAGGTGGCCCACCAGTGGTTCTACGGGATGGTGGGCAACTCGCAGTTCCGCGACCCCTGGCTCGACGAGGCATTCGCGTCCTGGGCCGAGGCCGTCGTCGACCCCGGCTCGGGTCTCGTCACCGAGCAGGCGCTGACCCTGCCCGGGCCGGTCGGCGCCGCCATGGACGAGTTCGAGACCTCGGGCAGCTACTTCCGGCTGGTCTACGACAAGGGCGGCGCGGCCTTGCTGGCGGCGCAGCGGGCCGTGGGGGACGCGGCCTTCGACGCGGCGATCAGGTGCTACGTCGATGCGACGGCATGGAGCATCGCCACGCCGACCGACGTCCATCGGGCGCTGGCCGACCTGCCGGGCGCGCTGGCCGTCCTCGAGGACGCCCAGGCCCTCGGGGAGGACGACGCCCCGCGCTGA
- a CDS encoding pyridoxal phosphate-dependent aminotransferase, whose amino-acid sequence MTAVSSESASQSAAPTGTSRISRRIAAISESATLAVDAKAKALKAAGKPVIGFGAGEPDFPTPDYVVEAAVAACRQPAMHRYTPAGGLPALKDAIVAKTARDSGLQSTPANVLVTNGGKQAVYEAFAALLDPGDEVLLPAPYWTTYPEAIRLAGGVPVPVVADEQSGYLVSAAQLEAARTPRTKVLLFCSPSNPTGAVYPAEQVEEIGRWALDAGIWVLTDEIYEHLTYGGVTAPSMPVVVPELAERCVVVNGVAKTYAMTGWRVGWILGPTDVVKAATNLQSHATSNVANVSQAAAVAALTGDLSAVATMREAFDRRRQTIVSMLREIPGVACPEPQGAFYVYPSVKGLLGRPIAGRTAETSVELAEIILEEAEVAVVPGEAFGTPGYLRMSYALGDDDLVEGVSRMQRLLASAE is encoded by the coding sequence ATGACCGCCGTCTCCTCGGAGTCCGCCAGCCAGTCCGCCGCCCCCACGGGCACGAGCCGCATCTCGCGCCGGATCGCCGCGATCAGCGAATCGGCCACGCTGGCCGTCGACGCCAAGGCCAAGGCGCTCAAGGCCGCCGGCAAGCCGGTCATCGGGTTCGGCGCCGGGGAGCCGGACTTCCCGACCCCCGACTACGTCGTCGAGGCGGCGGTCGCCGCCTGCCGCCAACCGGCCATGCACCGCTACACCCCCGCCGGCGGCCTGCCCGCGCTGAAGGACGCGATCGTCGCGAAGACGGCGCGTGACTCCGGCCTGCAGTCCACCCCGGCGAACGTCCTGGTGACCAACGGCGGCAAGCAGGCCGTCTACGAGGCCTTCGCCGCGCTGCTCGACCCGGGCGACGAGGTTCTCCTGCCCGCGCCGTACTGGACCACCTATCCCGAGGCGATCCGGCTCGCCGGCGGCGTCCCGGTGCCGGTCGTGGCCGACGAGCAGAGCGGGTACCTGGTGTCGGCCGCCCAGCTCGAGGCCGCCCGCACACCCCGCACGAAGGTGCTGCTCTTCTGCTCGCCGTCCAACCCCACCGGCGCGGTGTACCCCGCCGAGCAGGTCGAGGAGATCGGCCGCTGGGCCCTGGACGCCGGCATCTGGGTGCTCACCGACGAAATCTACGAGCACCTCACCTACGGCGGGGTGACCGCACCCTCGATGCCCGTGGTGGTCCCCGAGCTCGCAGAGCGCTGCGTCGTCGTCAACGGCGTCGCCAAGACCTATGCGATGACCGGCTGGCGGGTGGGCTGGATCCTCGGGCCGACCGACGTCGTGAAGGCGGCGACGAACCTGCAGTCGCACGCGACCTCCAACGTCGCGAACGTCTCCCAGGCCGCCGCGGTCGCTGCCCTCACCGGCGACCTGTCGGCCGTCGCGACCATGCGGGAGGCGTTCGACCGCCGTCGGCAGACGATCGTGTCGATGCTGCGGGAGATCCCCGGCGTCGCCTGCCCCGAGCCGCAGGGCGCGTTCTACGTCTACCCGTCGGTGAAGGGCCTCCTGGGGCGGCCGATCGCCGGGCGGACGGCGGAGACCAGCGTCGAGCTCGCCGAGATCATCCTCGAGGAGGCCGAGGTGGCCGTCGTCCCGGGCGAGGCCTTCGGCACACCCGGCTACCTGCGGATGTCCTACGCCCTCGGCGACGACGACCTGGTCGAGGGCGTCTCGCGGATGCAGCGGCTGCTGGCCTCCGCCGAATAG
- a CDS encoding dihydrofolate reductase family protein: MSSPIPAGPPSMAELRVHNFSISLDGYGAGPRQDMDDPLGVGGEQLHEWMFAADAPEVDRRYSDRGTEGIGTTIMGRHMFGPVGGSGDPDDEWRGWWGEDPPFHHDVFVLTHHARDPVAMVGGTTFHFVTDGIEAALDRAREAAGGRHVRLGGGVSTVRQYLQAGLLDELHVVVVPVLLGAGERLFGDLGDALGGWTRVEFAPSRSVAHVLLRRGPADFDTMGA, encoded by the coding sequence ATGAGTTCGCCCATCCCGGCGGGTCCACCCTCCATGGCCGAACTGCGGGTGCACAACTTCTCGATCTCCCTCGACGGGTACGGCGCGGGGCCGCGTCAGGACATGGACGACCCACTCGGCGTCGGCGGCGAGCAGTTGCACGAATGGATGTTCGCCGCGGACGCGCCGGAGGTGGACCGCCGGTACTCCGACCGCGGGACCGAGGGGATCGGAACCACCATCATGGGCCGCCACATGTTCGGCCCGGTCGGCGGCTCGGGGGACCCCGATGACGAGTGGCGGGGGTGGTGGGGCGAGGACCCGCCGTTCCACCACGACGTCTTCGTGCTCACCCACCATGCGCGGGACCCGGTCGCGATGGTCGGCGGGACGACCTTCCACTTCGTCACCGACGGGATCGAGGCGGCGCTGGACCGCGCACGAGAGGCGGCGGGCGGTCGGCACGTGCGGCTCGGCGGCGGCGTCTCCACGGTCCGGCAGTACCTGCAGGCGGGGCTGCTCGACGAGCTGCACGTCGTCGTCGTGCCGGTGCTGCTCGGCGCCGGTGAGCGGCTGTTCGGCGACCTCGGGGACGCCCTGGGCGGCTGGACCCGCGTGGAGTTCGCGCCGTCGCGGTCGGTCGCCCACGTGCTGCTCCGTCGCGGCCCGGCCGACTTTGACACGATGGGGGCATGA
- the secE gene encoding preprotein translocase subunit SecE has product MSDEKPGREDDPRDAELTDEQLDRETPGVDDAAELEAAEDELAAEAESDEDKVVTARATGERSRRGRITADGDDEDDEARPTRARRPAGARPATREGGGTRSRAAAERARTESGQKRSLARFLREVVAELRKVIWPGRRELITYTTVVIIFVAFVVALVAGLDLLFAQGVIAVFG; this is encoded by the coding sequence GTGAGCGACGAGAAGCCGGGACGCGAGGACGACCCTCGCGACGCCGAGCTGACCGACGAGCAGCTCGATCGCGAGACGCCGGGGGTCGACGACGCCGCGGAGCTCGAGGCCGCCGAGGACGAGCTCGCCGCCGAGGCGGAGTCCGACGAGGACAAGGTGGTCACGGCCCGGGCGACCGGCGAGCGCAGTCGTCGCGGTCGCATCACCGCCGACGGCGACGACGAGGACGACGAGGCGCGGCCCACGCGGGCGCGCCGCCCGGCCGGTGCCCGTCCGGCCACGCGCGAGGGTGGTGGCACCCGCTCCCGGGCCGCAGCCGAGCGGGCCCGCACCGAGAGCGGGCAGAAGCGCTCGCTGGCCCGGTTCCTCCGCGAGGTCGTCGCCGAGCTGCGCAAGGTCATCTGGCCGGGCCGGCGCGAGCTGATCACCTACACCACCGTGGTCATCATCTTCGTGGCGTTCGTCGTCGCGCTGGTGGCTGGCCTGGACCTGCTCTTCGCCCAGGGCGTGATCGCCGTCTTCGGCTGA
- the nusG gene encoding transcription termination/antitermination protein NusG — MTDPREPFETATPVEGATATDLDDARLEQRGTADIETGAGDTGAAEGSTDTADLDTGTEVSDVTPEIEGGDPDSLVSDPLTAPAEASDLPAATAEAQEDEDPVEAMKKALRIAPGDWYVVHSYAGYENKVKTNLEARIQSLDVEDYIYQIEVPTEEVTEIKNGKRAQVNRKVLPGYLLVRMELNDESWGAVRNTPGVTGFVGATSKPSPLTIDEVVKILVPATTPQAARTTGAEAATGGAAAAPTAVVDFEVGESVTVMDGPFATLPATINEINAEQQKLQVLVSIFGRETPVELSFTQVAKI, encoded by the coding sequence GTGACCGACCCCCGCGAGCCCTTCGAGACCGCCACCCCGGTCGAAGGTGCGACCGCCACGGACCTGGACGACGCCCGCCTCGAGCAGCGCGGGACGGCAGACATCGAGACCGGTGCCGGTGACACCGGTGCCGCCGAGGGCTCGACCGACACCGCCGATCTCGACACCGGCACAGAGGTCTCGGACGTGACGCCGGAGATCGAGGGTGGCGACCCCGACAGCCTCGTGAGCGACCCGCTGACCGCCCCCGCCGAGGCCTCGGATTTGCCGGCCGCCACCGCGGAGGCGCAGGAGGACGAGGACCCGGTCGAGGCGATGAAGAAGGCGCTGCGCATCGCCCCCGGCGACTGGTACGTGGTGCACTCCTACGCCGGCTACGAGAACAAGGTGAAGACCAACCTCGAGGCGCGGATCCAGTCCCTGGACGTCGAGGACTACATCTATCAGATCGAGGTGCCCACCGAGGAGGTCACCGAGATCAAGAACGGCAAGCGCGCGCAGGTCAACCGCAAGGTCCTGCCCGGTTACCTGCTCGTGCGCATGGAGCTCAACGACGAGTCGTGGGGCGCGGTCCGCAACACCCCCGGCGTCACCGGCTTCGTGGGTGCGACCTCCAAGCCCTCGCCGTTGACCATCGACGAGGTCGTCAAGATCCTCGTGCCGGCGACCACGCCGCAGGCCGCGCGCACCACCGGGGCCGAGGCGGCGACCGGTGGCGCCGCCGCAGCCCCCACCGCCGTCGTCGACTTCGAGGTCGGCGAATCGGTGACCGTCATGGACGGGCCGTTCGCGACGCTCCCGGCCACGATCAACGAGATCAACGCCGAGCAGCAGAAGCTGCAGGTGCTGGTCTCCATCTTCGGCCGCGAGACGCCCGTCGAGCTGTCGTTCACCCAGGTCGCGAAGATATAG
- the rplK gene encoding 50S ribosomal protein L11, giving the protein MPPRKRLTAVIKLQINAGAATPAPPVGPALGQHGVNIMEFCKAYNAATESQRGNVIPVEISVFEDRSFTFVTKTPPAARMLLKAAGVEKGSGEPHKTKVATVTRDQVREIATTKMADLNANDLEQAEKIIAGTARSMGITVTG; this is encoded by the coding sequence ATGCCCCCCAGGAAGCGGTTGACCGCGGTCATCAAGCTCCAGATCAACGCCGGTGCGGCGACCCCCGCCCCGCCCGTGGGTCCGGCGCTCGGCCAGCACGGCGTCAACATCATGGAGTTCTGCAAGGCCTACAACGCCGCGACGGAGTCGCAGCGTGGCAACGTGATCCCGGTCGAGATCTCGGTCTTCGAGGACCGGTCGTTCACGTTCGTCACCAAGACCCCGCCGGCCGCGCGCATGCTGCTCAAGGCCGCCGGCGTCGAGAAGGGCTCGGGCGAGCCGCACAAGACCAAGGTCGCCACGGTCACCCGTGACCAGGTCCGCGAGATCGCCACCACCAAGATGGCCGACCTCAACGCCAACGACCTCGAGCAGGCCGAGAAGATCATCGCCGGCACCGCCCGGTCGATGGGCATCACCGTCACCGGCTGA
- the rplA gene encoding 50S ribosomal protein L1, whose protein sequence is MAKHGKKFRAVAEKVDRDNLYSPLQAAKLAKETSTTSYDATVEVAMRLGVDPRKADQMVRGTVNLPHGTGKTARVIVFATGDKAAEAEAAGADVVGSDDLIERIQGGFLDFDAAIATPDQMAKVGRIARILGPRGLMPNPKTGTVTPDVTKAVNDIKGGKINFRVDKQANLHLVIGKTSFDEAKLVENYAAALDEVLRAKPSSAKGRYLKKVTVSTTMGPGIPVDPNRTRNMLVDEPTS, encoded by the coding sequence ATGGCGAAGCACGGCAAGAAGTTCCGCGCAGTGGCCGAGAAGGTCGACCGCGACAACCTGTACTCCCCGCTCCAGGCCGCCAAGCTGGCCAAGGAGACGTCGACGACGTCCTACGACGCCACCGTCGAGGTGGCCATGCGGCTGGGCGTCGACCCGCGCAAGGCCGACCAGATGGTCCGCGGCACGGTCAACCTGCCGCACGGCACCGGCAAGACCGCCCGCGTCATCGTCTTCGCGACCGGTGACAAGGCTGCCGAGGCGGAGGCCGCCGGCGCCGACGTCGTCGGCTCGGACGACCTGATCGAGCGCATCCAGGGCGGCTTCCTGGACTTCGACGCCGCGATCGCGACGCCGGACCAGATGGCCAAGGTCGGCCGGATCGCCCGCATCCTCGGCCCCCGCGGCCTGATGCCGAACCCGAAGACCGGCACCGTGACCCCCGACGTCACCAAGGCCGTCAACGACATCAAGGGCGGGAAGATCAACTTCCGCGTCGACAAGCAGGCCAACCTGCACCTGGTCATCGGCAAGACCTCCTTCGACGAGGCCAAGCTGGTCGAGAACTACGCCGCGGCCCTCGACGAGGTCCTCCGCGCCAAGCCCTCCTCGGCCAAGGGTCGGTACCTGAAGAAGGTCACCGTCTCCACGACCATGGGCCCCGGCATCCCGGTCGACCCGAACCGCACCCGCAACATGCTGGTGGACGAGCCCACGTCTTGA
- the rplJ gene encoding 50S ribosomal protein L10, with translation MPTQAKAAVIDEITERFQNSSAAVLTEYRGLTVAQLTQLRRSLGEGSSYAVVKNTLTKRAADSVGFSDLGPLLNGPTAIAFIEGDPVEAAKAIRDFAKANPMLVVKGGVVDGRTVDAGEVTRLADVEPREVLLAKLAGAMKGNLTKAAGLFQAPLSQVARLAAALQEKKAADAPAEAADAPATDDSAAAADTTPETAAQATESPAADAASDD, from the coding sequence ATGCCCACGCAGGCGAAGGCCGCGGTGATCGACGAGATCACCGAGCGGTTCCAGAACTCGAGTGCGGCCGTGCTCACCGAGTACCGCGGGCTGACCGTGGCCCAGCTGACCCAGCTGCGCCGTTCCCTCGGTGAGGGCAGCAGCTACGCAGTCGTCAAGAACACCCTGACGAAGCGGGCGGCGGACTCGGTCGGATTCTCCGACCTCGGCCCGCTGCTCAACGGACCGACCGCGATCGCCTTCATCGAGGGCGACCCGGTCGAGGCCGCCAAGGCCATCCGTGACTTCGCCAAGGCCAACCCGATGCTCGTCGTCAAGGGCGGCGTCGTCGACGGCCGCACGGTCGACGCCGGTGAGGTCACCCGCCTCGCCGACGTCGAGCCCCGTGAGGTCCTGCTGGCCAAGCTGGCCGGCGCGATGAAGGGCAACCTGACCAAGGCTGCCGGGCTCTTCCAGGCCCCGCTGTCCCAGGTCGCCCGCCTCGCCGCCGCGCTGCAGGAGAAGAAGGCCGCCGACGCTCCGGCCGAGGCCGCCGACGCTCCGGCCACCGACGACAGCGCTGCTGCTGCTGACACCACCCCCGAGACGGCCGCCCAGGCCACCGAATCCCCGGCCGCCGACGCGGCCAGCGACGACTGA
- the rplL gene encoding 50S ribosomal protein L7/L12, with protein sequence MAKISSADLLDAFKEMTLLELSDFVKQFEETFDVTAAAPVAVAAAPAAGGGGGGDEAAAEQDEFDVILESAGDKKIQVIKEVRGLTSLGLKEAKDLVDSAPKPVLEKVAKDAADKAKAALEGAGATVTVK encoded by the coding sequence ATGGCCAAGATTTCCAGCGCGGACCTGCTCGACGCTTTCAAGGAGATGACCCTCCTCGAGCTGTCCGACTTCGTGAAGCAGTTCGAGGAGACGTTCGACGTCACCGCTGCTGCTCCCGTGGCCGTCGCGGCCGCCCCGGCCGCCGGTGGCGGTGGCGGTGGCGACGAGGCCGCTGCCGAGCAGGACGAGTTCGACGTCATCCTCGAGAGCGCCGGCGACAAGAAGATCCAGGTCATCAAGGAGGTGCGCGGCCTGACCTCGCTCGGCCTCAAGGAGGCCAAGGACCTGGTCGACAGCGCGCCGAAGCCCGTCCTCGAGAAGGTCGCGAAGGACGCCGCTGACAAGGCCAAGGCCGCCCTCGAGGGCGCCGGCGCCACCGTCACCGTCAAGTGA
- a CDS encoding ABC transporter ATP-binding protein has protein sequence MGVAVEVEGLTKSFGSQNIWSDVTLTLPPGEISVLLGPSGTGKSVFLKSLVGLLKPERGSIVIKDTDIVRTSEHQLYEIRKLFGVLFQDGALFGSMNLFDNIAFPLREHTRKSESEIRSIVLEKMDMVGLQGAEGKLPGEISGGMRKRAGLARALVLDPEIILFDEPDSGLDPVRVAYLNQLIVDLNAQIDATFLIVTHDIGTARTVPDNLGLLFRRNLVMFGPREQLLTSQEPVVRQFLNGRREGPIGMSEEKDVAQVEAEMAALEARGGDSHNGVGPKGASGGDAVPPQLTPTEGLPERKAERRRQERVARMLHEFDGETQAAIRKSLPEELLAKVDSGAFEPTRGTGGRHWAPEPDAGPSGATATAVLPRQGGEG, from the coding sequence GTGGGCGTCGCAGTAGAGGTCGAGGGGCTGACCAAGTCCTTCGGGAGCCAGAACATCTGGAGCGACGTCACGCTCACCTTGCCGCCGGGGGAGATCTCGGTGCTGCTCGGCCCGTCCGGCACCGGCAAGTCGGTGTTCCTGAAGTCGCTGGTCGGCCTGCTCAAGCCCGAGCGGGGCTCGATCGTCATCAAGGACACCGACATCGTCCGGACCAGCGAGCACCAGCTCTACGAGATCCGGAAGCTCTTCGGCGTCCTGTTCCAGGACGGCGCTCTGTTCGGCTCGATGAACCTCTTCGACAACATCGCCTTCCCGCTGCGCGAGCACACCAGGAAGAGCGAGTCCGAGATCAGGTCGATCGTCCTCGAGAAGATGGACATGGTCGGTCTGCAGGGCGCCGAGGGGAAGCTCCCGGGCGAGATCTCCGGTGGCATGCGCAAGCGCGCCGGCCTGGCCCGGGCCCTGGTGCTGGACCCCGAGATCATCCTCTTCGACGAGCCGGACTCCGGTCTCGACCCGGTCCGCGTCGCCTACCTGAACCAGCTGATCGTCGACCTCAACGCCCAGATCGACGCGACGTTCCTGATCGTCACCCACGATATCGGGACCGCGCGGACGGTGCCGGACAACCTCGGGCTGTTGTTCCGCCGGAACCTCGTCATGTTCGGCCCGCGCGAGCAGCTGCTGACGTCGCAGGAGCCGGTGGTCCGCCAGTTCCTCAACGGCCGCCGCGAGGGGCCGATCGGCATGAGCGAGGAGAAGGACGTCGCCCAGGTGGAGGCCGAGATGGCCGCCCTGGAGGCGCGTGGCGGCGACTCGCACAACGGTGTCGGTCCCAAGGGCGCTTCCGGCGGGGACGCCGTCCCGCCGCAGCTGACACCGACCGAGGGACTGCCCGAGCGCAAGGCCGAGCGTCGACGGCAGGAGCGCGTCGCCCGGATGCTGCACGAGTTCGACGGCGAGACGCAGGCGGCCATCAGGAAGTCCCTGCCCGAGGAGCTGCTGGCGAAGGTCGACTCCGGTGCCTTCGAGCCGACGCGGGGCACCGGCGGGCGGCACTGGGCTCCCGAACCCGACGCCGGCCCCTCGGGAGCGACCGCCACCGCCGTGCTGCCCCGGCAGGGCGGTGAGGGGTGA
- a CDS encoding MlaE family ABC transporter permease — MTATDKPQAPGLLDGKFSPTRPLAASGNLFAFALDVIRNLPKRPFQVREFLQQAWFVASVTIIPTALVAIPFGAVIALQLGSLTRQLGAQSFTGSASVLAVLREASPIVTALLIAGAGGSAICADLGARKIRDEIDAMEVLGIDPIQRLVVPRVLASMLIAVLLNGLVSVVGVAGGYFFNVVLQGGTPGAYLASFSALAQVEDFWSGEIKALTFGLIAGIVASYKGLRAGGGPKGVGDAVNQSVVITFLLLFAVNFVLTAIYFQLVPPKGQ; from the coding sequence GTGACGGCGACCGACAAGCCGCAGGCCCCCGGCCTGCTCGACGGGAAGTTCTCGCCGACCCGCCCGCTGGCGGCCAGTGGCAACCTGTTCGCCTTCGCCCTCGACGTCATCCGGAACCTGCCGAAGCGGCCGTTCCAGGTCCGCGAGTTCCTCCAGCAGGCGTGGTTCGTGGCCAGCGTGACGATCATCCCCACGGCTCTGGTCGCGATTCCCTTCGGCGCCGTCATCGCCCTGCAGCTGGGGTCCCTCACCCGCCAGCTCGGCGCGCAGTCCTTCACCGGGTCGGCGTCGGTCCTGGCGGTGCTCCGCGAGGCCAGCCCGATCGTGACCGCGCTGCTCATCGCCGGTGCCGGCGGGTCGGCCATCTGCGCCGACCTCGGCGCCCGCAAGATCCGCGACGAGATCGACGCCATGGAGGTGCTGGGCATCGACCCGATCCAGCGCCTCGTCGTCCCCCGGGTGCTCGCCTCGATGTTGATCGCGGTCCTGCTCAACGGGCTGGTCAGCGTGGTCGGCGTCGCCGGCGGCTACTTCTTCAACGTCGTCCTGCAGGGTGGCACCCCGGGGGCCTACCTGGCGTCCTTCAGCGCGCTGGCTCAGGTCGAGGACTTCTGGTCGGGGGAGATCAAGGCACTGACCTTCGGTCTGATCGCCGGCATCGTCGCCTCCTACAAGGGGTTGCGGGCCGGAGGTGGGCCGAAGGGCGTGGGTGACGCGGTGAACCAGTCCGTCGTCATCACGTTCCTGCTGCTGTTCGCGGTGAACTTCGTGCTCACGGCGATCTACTTCCAGCTCGTTCCGCCGAAGGGGCAGTGA